The sequence below is a genomic window from Anaerobranca californiensis DSM 14826.
GGATTAACACATTACCTTGGACTTGGGATAACACTTGTTCCATAGAGCCTAAAATCGGCATTTTACCATCAACTATAATCCCTACATGGGTACAAAGTTGAGATAACTCTAGTAGAATATGGGAACTAATAAGGATTGTTTTACCCATTTTTTGCAACTCTTTTATGATATTTCTAAGTTCTACCCTTGCCCTAGGATCTAACCCCGATGCCGGCTCATCTAGGATCAATACCTCTGGTTGGTGGATCAAAGTCCTGGCTAAACACAGCCGCTGTTTCATACCCCTAGAAAGGTTATTGACAAAATCTTCCCTTTTGTGGGCAAGGCCTACTAACTCTAATAGGTCGGGAATAACTTTCCGGACATCTATTAAATTCAAACCATAGGCTTCCCCATAAAACTCTAGGTATTCGGAAACCCGCAAATCATCGTAAACACCGAAAAAATCTGGCATATATCCCAAAAGTTTCCGAGATTCCTTGATATTTTTATACAGGTCTTGTCCTCCTAACTCTATTTTACCAGAGGTTTTGGTAAGTAAAGTTGCCATAATTCTCATGGTAGTAGTTTTCCCCGCACCATTAGGGCCAATTAAACCAAAGATACTGCCCTTTTCGATATTAAAACTAATATCATTTACTGCTGTAAAGTTTCCATATTGTTTTACTAAATTCTCTACTTTAAACATTAGTTTCCACCTCCCGTTACCGACAACCTAAAGGAAGTAGGGTTGATTTCCATATTGTTATTTTCATGGGAAATAACCTTAATATTTACTTTATTGCCCAGTAAATAATCTTCTGTGTTATCTAAATTAATGGAAGTAGTAAAGTTTACCCTTTGCCAATTGCCATTTTTATCTAAAACCTCTAAATCAATATTTCCTCGGTAATAAAAATCTAAGGAAAGGTTTAGGTTAGTATTACTATAATCTAGTCCTGAGGGTAAGGTGAAGACAACAAAGACTTCCCCTTTCCCTTCAATAAAGTAGGAATCACCCCAACGACTATGTGTTTTGGCATTAACTTTAGTTACTTCTCCTAGGATATTTTTAACCCCTGTTATATCTTTATACTGGACGGATATTAAATCTTCATTAACGACATGGATATTTAAAGGTTTAGAAACCTTAGATTGGGGTATATTGATAATTTTTGAACTATCTTCAAAGGCTACAAAGGTTACTGTATTACCTGCTAAATTTTCCACTGGAGTCATAAACATTCCTCTGTTTACAGTGTTGAATCGTTGGAATAAAAAGTTGTAGTCGATATTTCTAGTGCCTTTACCCGTTAAA
It includes:
- a CDS encoding ABC transporter ATP-binding protein; this translates as MFKVENLVKQYGNFTAVNDISFNIEKGSIFGLIGPNGAGKTTTMRIMATLLTKTSGKIELGGQDLYKNIKESRKLLGYMPDFFGVYDDLRVSEYLEFYGEAYGLNLIDVRKVIPDLLELVGLAHKREDFVNNLSRGMKQRLCLARTLIHQPEVLILDEPASGLDPRARVELRNIIKELQKMGKTILISSHILLELSQLCTHVGIIVDGKMPILGSMEQVLSQVQGNVLIQIKVLEDVEGARVWLLEQQKVVDVTLNNLGAFEVIYSGDEREMAKLLKDLSEKFLVLSFNPQRQNLEEVFMELTEVNGSEA